The stretch of DNA TGCAGCGATGCAACCCAAACCTTCCAACAGCGGATTGGAAGGTGGTTAAAGTTGAAGCGACGCAAGGCCCCACAAACCAGGCCGTCGTCGTGATCAAAAAAGAGTCGCTGGCCCCGATAGAGGTAGCCAAAGGAGAGCTCAATTTCGGGTTCAGCGCCGTCACCATAAAGGTGTAtaagtcggatgcagcggccggGGCGCGTCCTGTCGACAACCCAGTCGAGCAGGAGGTTGCCTCGGAGACCGAAGCACCCGACAACGAGCTGGACTTAGCCAACGAAACTGACTCCCTAGACTCTGAGATGATGCTCGAATTCGAGGCAATGTGCCGAAATGAGAGCTCCGGCGAGTCGGACGCCGACAATACAGTGGTGAAGATATGCAAGGATCCCTCTGAGGCTTcttcagataaatctccaccactgtaaagcagcaactgctgcccTCCTACTCCGCTTGGAATCGAGCGGAGGCGACGTAGTCCTAATCCAGGAGCCTTGGATAGTTGGAGATAAGGTTtgtggattagcgacgaaGGACTACAAGCTGATTGTAGCACCAAAAGAAGGTAAAATTCGTACCTGCATTTTATCTAGAAAGCGCATAAacatctttctgctccacaattAAAGCGATGGCGATAACACAGCAGCTAGCCTAGAGCTGCAAGGGACACACCTCAGAGTGGTGTCGTCCTATATGGCTCACGACCATAGTAACCCTCCCAGTGACCTCCTCCGCAGGATTGCCAGCGAAAGCGAGAGGTCAAACACAGGCCTACTGATAGGCTGCGACGCCAACGCTCACCATACCCAATGGGGAAGCTCGGACATAAATGTgaggggtgagtcacttttcagcttcattCTAAACTCTAATATGGTCCTATGTAATCAGGGAAACGACCCTACCTTCATTATAAAGAACCGACAGGAGGTCATAGACCTTACCCTAGTGTCCCACAACATACTGGGATTAGTTAAGGGCTGGAGAGTCCTAGAAGAgcactccttctccgaccatAGGTACATAGAGACGATAATATCTCTCGAATGCCCAACAGCTAATAGTTATATCAACCCCAGGAAAGCCAACTGGGAGATATATTCCAAAACCCTGGAAGAACTTCTTCccccaacagcaccaacaTGCCCCGATACACAGGACTGCCTTAACAGTCTTGTAAATAGATTCACGGAGGCATGCAACAATGCCTTCAAGGCTGCGTGTCCCTCAAAAAAACCGAGTAGGAAGAAGAAACCCCCGTGGAGGAAGTGTTCGGGAAAACTATCGGATGATATGACGCAagaaaaaagtatatttttcttattcCCAGCGGTTTTGgcgcacaaaaatcacaatCGGGATCCGCACTAGATtatgaaatttttaaatatcgATATTGGAATGGATCTAGTCGTACTGGGCGATGGACAAGATGATTTGCGCAAAAATATTAAGTACTTGGATGGATAAGAGTCCCGTGAgcgatatttttattttttgccacCAATaggttttttgtgtttgtcacCTCtagtttttggcaatttggAAACTGCCGcggaaaaaatgcaaaaaggcTGCGGAAATGGGCCGTGCCTCTTGTTGGATTAATTTATCCCGGATGTGGGGGAAATTCTTTTGGCTGTGGGTCACTTCAGGTGCGCCTGGAATGCTTAGAATCTCGGTAATcgcgaaatttgcatatgcagCGGAGTGCTGGTACCGCGTATGGGACTAACGCGtaggtgcatacatataccaAGTGTGGTATGTAGATGTAAAGTAATTGGTATTTTGCGGTATTTTTCCCCGGGATTagttatgtttattatttaattaaaatatccAATGTAAATATAGAATGTAAGAATATACAAATCTATGGAAATGAATAAAACGCTAATAAACAACTTCGGAggagtgtgtttttttggggccgGGGTGCGTGCGTGCTGATCAGACAGACATATGCAAgtacagttgcgaaaaaaaaaatagcaccactacaacacattttgttcttagacaaaaaaaaagcaattactgttgcgattttttttttaatttttagtttttcatatagttaagtattcttcattaacaaacaaagtgttgcctttcttcaaaattctgtctttatatttttttttttgaactttaagaaaaaataccacgaatatggcgaaaaaataatagcaccgttagcactattttaagtgaatatccgtaatttcgcggaattgactttgtataaaccacgtatttattagttttaactaatatttcattgtttctatcataaaagctaataataatcattacaataatacgtggaaagctctgaaatgcgaaaaagcgcgacccttgcaaaaatttatgtttgacataaaaaacttacagagaatttgtcaattggtaggcagttttaataaaattatt from Drosophila subobscura isolate 14011-0131.10 chromosome O, UCBerk_Dsub_1.0, whole genome shotgun sequence encodes:
- the LOC117898569 gene encoding uncharacterized protein LOC117898569, which translates into the protein MAHDHSNPPSDLLRRIASESERSNTGLLIGCDANAHHTQWGSSDINVRGESLFSFILNSNMVLCNQGNDPTFIIKNRQEVIDLTLVSHNILGLVKGWRVLEEHSFSDHRYIETIISLECPTANSYINPRKANWEIYSKTLEELLPPTAPTCPDTQDCLNSLVNRFTEACNNAFKAACPSKKPSRKKKPPWRKCSGKLSDDMTQEKSIFFLFPAVLAHKNHNRDPH